The Armatimonadota bacterium DNA segment CCACGTGAGCGGCTGCTATCGTCGCTCGCCAAATACGCGATACCGCATCATGACTCGGAAAGCACGGATAAGCTCGCCACAAAGCTCGGGGATTTCTACGCGGAGCGGACCCTCCTCAAGCGATCCGTGCCGCCGGATGCGGTCGCAGAGGCGGTGGTGGCCCTTTGCAGTGACGGTTTCGGTTGGACAACCGGTCATGTGGTACCGGTAGATGCCGGCCTGCCGGACGCATTTCTACGATAGGCCATCTGCAACGCTTCCGCTAGCGGTTGCCTACGGTTAGTAACTCAACAGGGATCGATCCCAACTCGCAACATGCCGATCGAACTTGAGTTTACGGGCTGGGAAGGCCTCTTTCTACCGCTCCTCGTAGCATCGCTTCATCGCCGGTTCGTGGCGCAAGACGATTGGGACATGGGCGCGGTTGTGGTGGTACTCCGCAGCGCACGCGGTAGAGCAAGGCTGCTGCAGCTCCTCGCCGAGCGTGCCGCGGCTGACCACCTGCTGCTGACTCCGCCGGATATCGTAACGCCGGGCCGACTGCCGGAAGCTTTGATGGCGCACGGCACGGCTGAGCCACCGGACATCGTGGATGCACTGGCATGGCTTACTGCAGTGCATACCCACGGTGGGGACGTACTCGCTGACCTTTTGGGTCCCGCCGCTGAAGCCGGTAGCGGCGGACGCATGATGCGCAGTCTCAGCGACGACATTCGGGCACTCTATCTCGAGCTCTCTGCGGCCGGCCTGTCCATGCTGGAGGCATCGCGACGGCTCATGGCTGCCGGATTTGCCGATGCCGGCACTCGGATTGCGGGCCTCGAAGCGATTGTGTCGGAACATAACCGGCTGGTCGAAGCGGCTGGCTTCGTGGATCGCGAGGCCCAGCGGGCAACGACGGCTCTGCACGGTGATCTGCGATGCGACCGGACGATCGTTCTGGCCGGCGTGGTGGAGCTACCCGTGCCGGCTCGCGATATGCTGCTGAAGAGCGGCGCACAGGCAATCGCTCTCGTTCATGCACCGGAATCTGCGGCCGAGGGCTTCGATGCGTTGGGATGTCTCGATCCGGAGTACTGGCTCAACCGTGAGAACGCCGCGGGTGATCTACGGATCCTCACGGTCAAGCGGCCGGCGGAGCAGGCGCCGGCGATCGCCCTCCTGTTGAACGAAATCGGCGGTGACCTCGAGGCCGACGCAGTTACCGTTGGCTTGTGCGACGAGCGGCTGGCCGCACAAATGCAGCGTGAACTTACCGGCGCCGGAGTACCGTGCCGAATTGCGGCAGGAACGGAGCTTTCGAAAAGCACCGTATTCAAGCTTCTACGCAGCATAGCCGCGTACGTTGAGCGTCCAACGCCGAGCAACCTGGCCATTCTGGCGCGAGAGCCGGATCTGGCTGCCTGGATGGTCAACACCGGCGTGGTTGCCAACGAAAACATCCTTATACGGGAACTAGACCGATGGATTACCGAACTGACGCCCTGCACGATCACTCCGCCCGTAACATACGGCGCTATCCAACGCCTGCTTGCCGCGCTCGACGGTGTGCTTCATCCCCTCCTCCAGCTGCAGCCCGCATCCGAAACGGCCGCGCAACTTATGCTCGCGCTGGGGGCCATATACCAGTCGGTTGAACTGGCGCCCCACAGAGAGCGATCCCGATCGGCCAGCCTCACCGCGGCGGCGGAGATACTACGCACATGCGCCGGCCTGCGCGCGGATTGCGATCTGAACGCAGCTGTATCCGCGTCGGAACTACTGCGCCTGTTGACGGACTGCCTTGCCGAAACGACCACACCCGATGAGCTTTCGGGCGATGTGGTGGAACTGGCAGGCTGGCTGGAACTTCACCTCGACGACGCGCAAGTACTCTTGCTCGCCAGCGCCAACGATGAGTTCCTGCCGGCGCGTACTCCCGCGAATGCACTCATCACGGCCGACGAGACGGCGTCGCTAGCGACTGTGTCGGCCGGGGAGCGTCTTGCCCGTGACAGCTACCTTTTCGCCGCGATGCGAGTCGGCCGTCGAGCGTTTGCCGTGGTATGCAGCCAGTCAGGCACCGATGAAGAGCCGCTGATGCCGTCCCGGCTGCTGGCGCAGTGCGAGCCGGCTGTTCTGGTCGACCGGATCAAGGCGTTTACCGAATTGCGGCAGCGTTACCACTTCGCGACGCCTGACGTGCCGTCGCCTGCTACCGGCGCGTTTCTCATTCCGCCGCCGGATGGCGCATCGCCCGCACTGGCTGCGATGCCGGTCACGGGTTTCCGTGCCTACTTGCGATGTCCATATCGGTTCTATCTCAAATACGTCCGCCGGGTGCGCGAGCAGCGTGATGACGCCGTGGAGCTGGACCCTGCTGCGTTCGGAAACCTGCTTCATGCCACACTTGCGGCATTCGGGCGCAACGATGCCGTTCGGGACGAGCAGAACCCCGAAACAATTGCCCGCTTCCTCCGAAGCGAGTTAGAGGAACAACTGCGCAAAACGGTTGGGAGTGAGCGCAGCGCCTTTGTAGAGGCGCAGCACATCGCGTTAGAGAGCCGCCTTGAGGTGTTTGCACGGCTTCAAGCGCAGCATGCTGCCGCCGGCTGGCGGATCGTGGCAGCCGAAACAGAATTGGCAGGCGTGCTGCCGGGAACCGCAACCCCGATTACGGGCCGAATCGACCGGATCGATCGGCGTGACGGCCACCTGCTCATTTTGGACTACAAGTCGGGCCGCGTACGAATACCGGAAAAGTCCCATCGCGGCCGTGAAGGTGACCCGACTGCCTGGATCGATCTCCAGCTTCCCGCCTACCTGCTATTGACGGACGCGGCCAAATACGACGCTGAAAGTGCCCGGGCAGGCATCATCTGCCTGCCGGCAGCCCGCAAAGACGCGGCCGTGCACGAGGCAGGCTGGACGGCCGAGGATCTGGCAGCCGCACAGAAGACGGCCGTCGACGTGATCCACAAAGTGGAGGCCGGCATCTTCTGGCCGCCGTCGAGTGAGCCGGACGACGATGACGAACTGAGTCCTATACTGCTGGACAGGACACGAGACTGGGCGTCTGTTCGTCAAGAGTCGGTTGTTTCGGCAGCTTCAGCCGCACGGCGGCCTCCTGCACCCTGATGTCCAGCTCTGAACCAACATCTGAACCGGCGTACACTGCAACTGCAGAGGTCGTCTACGCGTCTGCGGGCACTGGAAAAACCTGGAGTCTGACGCAGCGATACCGCGACGCGCTTGAACGCGGCGCCGAACCCGGCGCGATTCTCGCCACGACATTCACCAGGCTGGCGTCAGCCGAGATTCTGAATCGCGTACTCACTGAACTGGCGACGCACAGCGCCACGGGCGCCGAGGTGCTGACCCGCTTCTGCCGAGGCGCCGACGCACTGCACGTCTCCACCATCGACAGCTTTCTGTCGGCGATAACCTCAGCCTACCGGTACCGGACCGGAATACCGTACGGCGTTCGGTTAACCGACAGCGGCTCACCGGAGGTACAGCGGCTGCTTTCCACATCACTCACGCAGGCGCTTGCGAGCGTGGATCGGCCTGCTCTCGCCGACCTGCTCGCACAGCTTGAGCCCGGCCGCGATATAAGCGCGCCGGCCGCTAAGTTGGTAAGCTCGGTGATGCAGATGCAGGCGCTTTACGTCGAGAGCGGCGATGAAGCCTGGCGGCAATTCGATGCACCACCGGTCGAACTGTGGCGCTACGCCACGGTCGCCGACCGACTCGACGTTGCCTCCGAGGCAGCCGGCGGCAATCCGAGCCTGCAAAAACTGCTTGACAAATGCGCCGCAGCATGCCGCTCGCAGCATCCTCCCGAGCCGGGCACCGAGACCGCATTCAATATCGCCGCTGCGGGTACCTACTCCAGGAAAGAGGTTCCGGATGAAGTGCGCGCGGCTTGCAGTGACTACCGCGACATCAGTATCGCCGCGCTACGGTTTGATACGGCGGCAAAAACGCACGGCCTGGCAAACCTGCTCAGCCGGTTGACGCCCGTATTTACCGAGGAGCGCTTGAGCGCCGGACTCGCGCTGTTCGAGGATGTTACACGTGCGGCTGCGGCGATCGTTGAGGCGGAGGGCGCCGCTTCGGTTTGGCAAAGGATGCGCTGGTCGGTGACCCACCTGATGCTTGATGAGTTTCAGGATACGAGTCGCCTTCAGTGGCGCGTGCTCCTCCCACTCGCCCGCCACTGCATGGCGAGCGGCGCGGCAGGGGGACTCTTCGTAGTCGGCGACACCAAGCAGGCAATTTACGGCTGGCGTGGCGGCTGCGCAGCAATCATGAGCACGCTGCCGGAACAGCTGCTGGGCATTCAACAGAGTCACCTCAAAAAGAACTACCGATCGTCGCAGGTCGTCCTCGACTTCGTCAACCACATTTTTGAGAACCTGGACAGCAACACCGAATTCCGGACACTTGATGCGGAGACCGCCGCAGCATGGAGTTCGGCGTTCCGACGGCATGTAGCCAACGACGCCTCGCGTCCGGGCTGCGTTGTGATATTTGAGTCGCCGGCAGACGGTGAACCGGAGGCCGACGACGGCGATGATGAGACCCCTGCGCGATGTACACCACACGTGGCGTGCGTGGCAGACCGCGTTGCGGAGCTACGGCGCTCGCATCCCGGCGCCACCATAGGCGTACTGGCTCAGCGTGTCAAGTGGGTGCGTTCGGTGGTCGCGGAACTGCATGCGCGCAATATCCCCACGACCGGGGAGGGGGGCGAGCAGCCAGACGAAGATCCGGCGATTACACGCGTCCTGGCCATGCTCACGCTGATCGATCATCCAGGCGACAGCGTATGTGAGCTAGCTGTGAGAAACTCACCGATCGCAGACGCGTTTGGCCTTCAGGCCGACGAGCCGCTTGATAGCTGGCTCCGGGGCATGCGACGGCAGCTTGTAGAGCAAGGTTATGCCGCGACGATCGCGATGGCGCTACAGCGCCTCACCGCCAACGGACAGCTCTCCAGCGCGCAGGTGGAGCGACTTACGCTGCTGGCACGCGCCGCAGATGCCTTCGATGCTCGGGGCGGTGGGAGGCCGATCGAGTTTGTGCGCGAGGTGCGCCATACCAGTTTCCCGGTCCAGGCCGGGTCCGCTGTCCGAGTCATGACCGTGCATGCAGCGAAAGGCCTGCAATTTGACGCCGTGGTGGTGGCCGATATCGATCGGCAAATGCCGGGGACGCTGCCGGAGGCGATTCCAATCCGGAAAGACCCTACTGGGCCCATCATCGGTGTGACCTGCTGGCCAAACAAGCAGCTGCAGGCAGACGACGACACCTTCAAAAAGGCCGCGGACGACTGGCGCGCCGAACAGGTACAGGAGGGGCTGAACAA contains these protein-coding regions:
- a CDS encoding PD-(D/E)XK nuclease family protein yields the protein MPIELEFTGWEGLFLPLLVASLHRRFVAQDDWDMGAVVVVLRSARGRARLLQLLAERAAADHLLLTPPDIVTPGRLPEALMAHGTAEPPDIVDALAWLTAVHTHGGDVLADLLGPAAEAGSGGRMMRSLSDDIRALYLELSAAGLSMLEASRRLMAAGFADAGTRIAGLEAIVSEHNRLVEAAGFVDREAQRATTALHGDLRCDRTIVLAGVVELPVPARDMLLKSGAQAIALVHAPESAAEGFDALGCLDPEYWLNRENAAGDLRILTVKRPAEQAPAIALLLNEIGGDLEADAVTVGLCDERLAAQMQRELTGAGVPCRIAAGTELSKSTVFKLLRSIAAYVERPTPSNLAILAREPDLAAWMVNTGVVANENILIRELDRWITELTPCTITPPVTYGAIQRLLAALDGVLHPLLQLQPASETAAQLMLALGAIYQSVELAPHRERSRSASLTAAAEILRTCAGLRADCDLNAAVSASELLRLLTDCLAETTTPDELSGDVVELAGWLELHLDDAQVLLLASANDEFLPARTPANALITADETASLATVSAGERLARDSYLFAAMRVGRRAFAVVCSQSGTDEEPLMPSRLLAQCEPAVLVDRIKAFTELRQRYHFATPDVPSPATGAFLIPPPDGASPALAAMPVTGFRAYLRCPYRFYLKYVRRVREQRDDAVELDPAAFGNLLHATLAAFGRNDAVRDEQNPETIARFLRSELEEQLRKTVGSERSAFVEAQHIALESRLEVFARLQAQHAAAGWRIVAAETELAGVLPGTATPITGRIDRIDRRDGHLLILDYKSGRVRIPEKSHRGREGDPTAWIDLQLPAYLLLTDAAKYDAESARAGIICLPAARKDAAVHEAGWTAEDLAAAQKTAVDVIHKVEAGIFWPPSSEPDDDDELSPILLDRTRDWASVRQESVVSAASAARRPPAP
- a CDS encoding UvrD-helicase domain-containing protein is translated as MSSSEPTSEPAYTATAEVVYASAGTGKTWSLTQRYRDALERGAEPGAILATTFTRLASAEILNRVLTELATHSATGAEVLTRFCRGADALHVSTIDSFLSAITSAYRYRTGIPYGVRLTDSGSPEVQRLLSTSLTQALASVDRPALADLLAQLEPGRDISAPAAKLVSSVMQMQALYVESGDEAWRQFDAPPVELWRYATVADRLDVASEAAGGNPSLQKLLDKCAAACRSQHPPEPGTETAFNIAAAGTYSRKEVPDEVRAACSDYRDISIAALRFDTAAKTHGLANLLSRLTPVFTEERLSAGLALFEDVTRAAAAIVEAEGAASVWQRMRWSVTHLMLDEFQDTSRLQWRVLLPLARHCMASGAAGGLFVVGDTKQAIYGWRGGCAAIMSTLPEQLLGIQQSHLKKNYRSSQVVLDFVNHIFENLDSNTEFRTLDAETAAAWSSAFRRHVANDASRPGCVVIFESPADGEPEADDGDDETPARCTPHVACVADRVAELRRSHPGATIGVLAQRVKWVRSVVAELHARNIPTTGEGGEQPDEDPAITRVLAMLTLIDHPGDSVCELAVRNSPIADAFGLQADEPLDSWLRGMRRQLVEQGYAATIAMALQRLTANGQLSSAQVERLTLLARAADAFDARGGGRPIEFVREVRHTSFPVQAGSAVRVMTVHAAKGLQFDAVVVADIDRQMPGTLPEAIPIRKDPTGPIIGVTCWPNKQLQADDDTFKKAADDWRAEQVQEGLNNLYVALTRARQCLVLVLPAAGRHRLSGATVVRTGANLPSSAEGMPGDRTIYTSGDLNWTLTRAPEPEVERIAVPQPSFTAGGSHTRRYLPVRSPSMSESATIRGADLFQATGFEGRSHGTAVHAMFSTVKWLDEHSPLDAELVDALAAAGAISGATDDRLPPLLATFRAMLSRPVLAALLSRSSWPPGDDAEVWRERRFTVAGANALTTGVFDRVVVTRRGGRPVKAEILDFKTDLPGADGAARLIALYAGQMAAYQTAAASMLNLAENQVSARLVLVGTGEVVLMPGGDSGGTTS